CTGTCCTCCGCGCAGGAAGGACGGCGAAACGGAGTGGCACTCCGCAATCTCGATCAGCGGATCAAGCTGCTCTATGGTCAACCCTATGGCTTGCGGATAGAAATGACGCACAGTAAAGGAGCCTGCTTCACCATTGTGCTCCCAATCGGAAAGGAAGGGGATTCAATTGCGTAAAGTATTGGTCGTTGAAGATGAGGAGATCATTCGCAAAGGCATTGTTCAACTCGTGCATACCCTGCCGGGTGAATACGCGGTGACAGAAAAGGAGCATGGCAAAGCGGCACTAGAGCATCTGCATGCGAATGTGCCTGATCTGATCATCTCCGATATTCGGATGCGGGAAATGGATGGGTTGACTTTCTTGCGCAGAGCCAAGGCCCTTTACCCTTCCGTTCCTTTAATGATCATTAGCGGCTACGGGGATTTCGAGTATGCTCAGCAGGCTATCCGTATCGGTGTCGGCGAGTTCATGCTGAAGCCGGTAAACCGCAAAGCGTTCCTTCTGGCACTTGAGCGTCTGCTTGACCGGAGCACACCTGTGCCACAGATCCAGAGCGAAACGTCCGGACAAGCCATTATGTTTGAGGAGGGTGCATCGCAGCATGGCGACAAGCATGTCATCACTGCAATTAAATCCTATATCGCAGACAATCTGGACGGTGATCTTACGCTGCAGAGTCTGGCGGAGCTAGTCCATCTGCATCCGGCCTACATCAGTCGTCTGTTCAAACAGTGTACGGAAACAATGGTTTCCGAGTATATTACACAAGCGAGAATAGAGCGGGCCAAGTATCTGCTGTCACAGACGCCGCTCAAAATCTACGATGTCGCTAGCATATGCGGCTACCAGAGTCCGAAGCACTTCATGCTCGTCTTCAAGCAGCAGACAGGACAAACGCCGGGTGCGTTCCGCAACAATTACGACAACAGCCTCAGCCTGACAATAGGCAAGCAGGAGAATCACTAGCCTGGTTAGTGTTGCAAATGATATGGTTAATCATAAATGATATAAAAGTATTATTGACTAATATGTTATTTATATTTATTATTAATACCGTGAGCATGAGTGTGCATGTTCCGACTTCCTGGAGAGGAGTGTTTACACTTTCAATTCAGCATCATGTAAACGGATTCAAAAAATTGAAGGGAGTTTGATTATGCCAAAAAAGGGATTTAGAAATAGGCTTCTCTCAGTCTTCACCATCATACTTGCGGGTACGGGAATATTCGCCAGCGCTTCCCCCGTTTCCGCCGCCGTCACCTGGCCTTCATCACAAATACTGCCGACCTTATCCGCACCGGCATCTACGCTGGATGCTATAGGTCTTAAGACTGATTACTCCTACGGTGCAACAGGATCGCAAATCCAGCATGAGACGGGCCTAGCA
This Paenibacillus sp. FSL R5-0345 DNA region includes the following protein-coding sequences:
- a CDS encoding response regulator transcription factor, which translates into the protein MCSQSERKGIQLRKVLVVEDEEIIRKGIVQLVHTLPGEYAVTEKEHGKAALEHLHANVPDLIISDIRMREMDGLTFLRRAKALYPSVPLMIISGYGDFEYAQQAIRIGVGEFMLKPVNRKAFLLALERLLDRSTPVPQIQSETSGQAIMFEEGASQHGDKHVITAIKSYIADNLDGDLTLQSLAELVHLHPAYISRLFKQCTETMVSEYITQARIERAKYLLSQTPLKIYDVASICGYQSPKHFMLVFKQQTGQTPGAFRNNYDNSLSLTIGKQENH